Sequence from the Corallococcus soli genome:
GGGCCTTGAGGTCGTTCCAGAAGAAGAAGCTGCCCTTGAGGGTGCCGTCCAGGGCCAGCGCCTGGAGCCGGTCCACCGCGTCCCAGAGGTACGCGTCGTCGTTCACGGTGCAGAAGAACTCGCGCAGGTAGGGCTGCTTGCGCGCGAGCCAGAACGTCATCCGCGTCACCACGCCCAGCGAGGACTGGCTGAACAGGCCATCCAGCACCGGCCCCAGGCCCCAGCGGAACACCGGGGCGGCGAGCGCGCCAGGGAAGCGCGCGTGGCCCGTCTCCACCACCTCGCCCGTGGGCAGGACGACCTCCAGCGCGCAGACGTGCTGGAAGATGTCCGCGTGGGGGCCGCGCCCGTCGCCCCGCTCCAGCGCGTTGCCCACGAGGCTCGCGTCCGGCGAGCCGCCGATGGTGGTGATGAACGTGGAGGAGTTCTTCTCGCGCAGCCACGCGTGCGCCTGCCGGAACGTCACGCCGGGCTCCACGGTGAGGTACGCCAGCTGTTCGTCGTGTTCGACGATGCGGTCCATCCGCCCCAGGTCCAGCAGCACGCTGCCGTCGCCCGCGGGCACGCGCGAGCCATAGCCCCAGTTGCGGCCGCCGCTCACCGGGTACACCGGCACGCCGTGCGCCTGGGCGATGCGCAGGCACGCCTGCACCTGGGCGGTGTCCGCCGGCCGCAGGATGGCGGGGATGCGCTGCGTGGTGGCGAAGGTGGCCGTCTGGGCCGCCTCCAGCGCGTCGGGCTCCACGACGACGTGCGCTTCGCCCAGCGCCTCCCGCCACGCGGTCAGGGCCAGCTCCAGCGGCGACCCATCCACCGGGACCTTCGCGTCGGTTTCGTTCACGGGGCGCAGTATGCCCGCGTCGCCCGTCCGGGCGCTGGCCTCCTGGAAGGGGGGCGGCCGGCCGGGCCTGGGGCCGGGAGGGTCGCCGGGCGGACACCGTCGATGGTCGCCCCCTGACGCGTGTTCATCTTCGGCGTGGGGAGGTGTTCATGTTGGGTTTCATCGCGTCACGGACGGGACGGTGGGTGCGGATTCTGGCGGGCACGGGCCTGGTGCTGGGCGGCCTGGGTACGGGTTCGCCCCGGGGCGCCATGGTGGCCCTGACGGGGTTGGTGCCGCTGATGTCCGGGGCCCTGGACCTGTTCCTGCTGGGGCCGCTGTTCGGGCTGCCCGTGAATGGCGCGGACGCGCGGCGCGCCCTGGGACAGCCGGAGGACGCGCCGCTGCTCGACCTGGCCCACGACGGCGGGCGCTCCCCCTACGCGCCGCCCAGCACGCTCTTGCACTAGCTAGCGCGTGCTCACCTGGAAGGGGATGTCGAGCGCTCCGAACGGCTCCCCGCTCTCCGCGTCCACCAGCTTCACCTGGAGCGTCACCGCGTCCTCGCGGCTCGCCACGCCCTGGAAGTAGAGGAAGCCCTCCAGCGTGCCGCCGGGCTCCAGCGTGCCCTCCGGCAGCGCGTTGTTGATCATGTCCTCGGTGGGCAGCGGCTCCTGGCACTGGGGCCGGCCGTAGAGGTACGGATCGTAGAACGGACTGCCCCAGGGCCCGTAGTACGGCGGCACGAAGCCCCTGCGGGGGCGGTAGCCGTAGGCGGAGCCCACGCCCACGCCCACCCGCCAGCGCCCCGCGGGCGCGATGACGGCGCTGGAGGCGTCGGGCGCTCCATCATCCCGGGAGGACACGGCCTTCTGGAGCGACAGGGGTGCGAGCGCGGTGTAGCGGAAGCGCGACTCCGCCCCCACCAGCGCGAAGCCCGGGTACTGGAGCTTGAGCGCGCGCTCCCCCTGGTTCTCCAGCCGGACGTAGACGGGCGTGAGCCGGCGCTCCAGGTCGGACGGGTAGCCCCGCCACGCCGAGCCATCCGCCACGAGCCGCACCCCCGCCTGCTCCGTGACGGCGCCGCTCTTGCCGTCTTGAAGGACCCCCGCCTCCGGCGAGGGCCGCAACTTCGTCTCCGCCGCGCAGCCCGCGACCAGCAACAGCGCCGCGGCCCCCAGCCCGTGTGCCCGCATGATGGACCTCCTGGGGTTTCAAGTTAGGGCCCGCGTCGTCCGGAAGACGACGCCCGTCCCGCCCCACCCCGGAGGCCGTCCAGGCAGTCACGTCCTCAGGGCTGCGGCGTCACGGCTTCGGCGGCGGCCCCGGGCCACGCGGCGGAGGTGACGAAGCCCCAATCCTGGTGGCGCGCCCAGGTCTCGAAGGTCTGCCAGCCCACGCGCGGGAAGCTGTTGCGCAGGGTGAGGATGTCCGCGTGGTAGCCCACCCGGTCCAGCCAGTCGTACATGCGCGCCAGGTCCTCGCTCTGCCGCGCGAGCTGCTCCAGCGGCACCTGCTCGTAGTGGATGCGGTGGCCGCTCACCATGGAGAGCAGCGCGGAGGACTGCTGGCCCGTCACCTCGTCGGAGGCCACCTCGATGCGCTCGCCGATGAACTTCTCCGGGTCCTCCAGGACGTGCTGCGCGAAGCCGGCCAGATCGTCCACCGCCACCATCTGCAACCCGCGCGACGCGGGCAGCCCCAGCGCCAGGTGCCCCGCCGCCAGCGCGTCCCGCGTCGGAGGGTGCAGCAGGTTCTCCATGAAGAAGGTGGGGGCCAGGATGGTGAAGGGCATGTCCATCCGCCGCAGGTACAGCTCCACGCGGTGCTTGCTGTCGAAGTGCGGGACGCCGGTGAGCTGATCCGCGCCCGCCACGGAGGAGTACACGTAGTGCCGCACGCCGGAGCGCTTCGCCGCGTCCGCCAGGTTCATGCCGTGGTGGGTCTCCGCGTCCGGGCCGCCGTCGCCGAAGGGCGTGGCCATGGCGTAGACGGCATCCACGCCCTGGGTGGCCTTCAGGAGCGCGTCCACGTCGTCGAAGTCGCCCTGCACCAGCCGCACGTTCTTCTCCTGGAGGGCGCGGGCCGCGGGGGCGTTCGGGTCACGCACCAGCGCGACCACCTTGTGGCCCCGGTTCAACAGTCGCCGGACCACCGCGCCCCCCTGCTGGCCGGTGGCGCCCGTGACAAGCACGGTGATGGAGAAATCCACGGACATGGGTTCAGACCTCCGGACGCGACGTGTCACGAGAAGGTGGGACCGCTCCGCACCGTTGGCGAGGTCTGGAAGTCGTACGCTGCCCCCCGGACACAGGCTCCCGGGGCAGGCAGGCAGGCCCGGAGGGGCAGGCCAGGAAGCAGGCGGGCAGGCGCGCCGCGTGGCATCTTCCAGGCATCCCATGAGCAAGCGCGACGCCCCATCCCCCTCCGAGCTGGTTTCCGCCGCCCAGGCCCTCGACGCGGAGCTGCTGCGCTTCGAGTCCCTGGCGGGCCAGTTGGAGGAGGCCCCCCTGAACTCGGAGAAGCACCTGGAGCGCGCCTCGCGCATGCTCAAGGACCTGGCGGACCTGGACGACGCGCTCCGGCTGCGCGTGGGGGCGCTGGTGCAGGCCATCACCGGCGTGCGCACCCGGCAGCAGACGCAGGCGGACGCCGTCAACGCGCGCGCGCAGGAGCTGCAGCGGCGCACGGAGGTGTTCAAGGACCTGCTCACCCGCTACGGGGGCCTGGGGCAGAGCGCCGCGGACCTCAACGGGCGCATGCAGCAGTTCGCGGCCCTGCGGCAGCAGGAGTCCCGCACGCCGGAAGAGGACGCGCAGCTCACGTCCGTCTTCGGCGCCCTCCAGGAGCGCATGGCGGAGGTGGCGGACGAGGCGGCGACCCTGGCCGGCGCCGCGGAGGCGGAGCACTTCTCCGACATCGCCCGGCAGGCGGATTCCCTGAGGCAGCAGCTGCTGTCCGCGCGCAACAAGCTGGGCCTGCTGCACCAGAGCCTGTCGTCGAACCCGTCGTGAGCCCGGCGCGCGCCGCTCAGCTCAGGTAGGTGGGCTCGAAGTCGTCCGGGCTGTCGATGGGGCGGCGCCCGGAGAAGCCCGCCTGCAGGTCGTGCCAGTGCGTGACGCTCTTCTCCCCGAAGCGCCAGCACAGGTACACGGGCTCCTCCCCGCGCCGGGCGTGGAAGTCCACCAGGCCGTCCGCGCCCTTGATCTCCAGCCCCATCTCCTGCAGCGGGCCCAGCTCCGCGCGGATGCGCTCCAGCAGGGCGTCGCGCTCCTCGCGCCAGGCGTGGGTCTCCCGGGTTTCGGGGGCGGAGCCCAGGGCGTCCAGTCCCTCCGCCAGCTTCTGCACGCGCTCCACCCAGGGGCGCACGCGCCCGAAGGTGTTCGACAGCAACGGCACCAGGCGGTTGGCCTCTTCCACGCTGAAAAAGCGCATCGGGGCGACAGCATGCAGTGTGCGCCCTCCGCTGGCCATCACCATCCCCGGAGGGGCGCGCATGCCGGTGGGCCGGACCGCCCCGTGTCGGAAACGTGTCAGCGGGCTGGGCCTGGGGGCGCCTACCCGCGCCGCAGGGAGGCCAGGTGCTCCAGCAGCCAGCGCCACGCGGACTCCCGCAGGGGGAAGGCGGCCTCGCGCGCCTGGAATTCCGGGGAGTGCTCCGCGGCGCAGCGCCCGGTGTCGTCGCTGTCCCGGTCCGCGTCGCTGGAGGCCATGTCCGCGTGCAAGAGGGCGTGGAAGACGAGGTAGTCCACGACGAAGGCGGGCACGTGGGGCTTGTCCAGGGCGGGGTGGAGGCGCACCTCGCGCAGGCGCGCGTCATAGCCGCCCAGGTGGATGGTGCGGCGCGTGCGGCGGCCCGGGCGGCGGGCCCAGCCCACCTCCACCCCGTGCACCCGGCCGTCGAACCAGGCCGCGTCCAGCCGGGCGTGCACGGCGCGCAGGTCGAAGCACCGGCCCCGGCTGCGCAGCGGGGCGCCCGGCCGGCGCTCCCGGCGCACCTGGTCCTGGTGCGCGTGGCTGAAGGCCTCCAGCACCTCGCCGGCGCCCGCCTCACCGGCCACGTACCCGGCGATGGCGCGCACCACCGGCTCCGGCGCGTCCAGGAAGAGGTGGTGCATGCGCAGCCGCACGCCCTCCGGCAGCCGGCGGAAGCTCACCAGCGTGGCGCGGTTGTCCGTCAGGCGCAGGTGCACGGGCAGGCCCAGCAGGGCGGACACGCGCCGGGCCAGCGCCGCGGCCCGGGGCAGGGCGTCCTCGCGCGAGGGCAGCCGCGTGGGTCCGGGCGCCGGGGCGCGCTCGGGCGACGGCGCGTCGAACATCGCCAGTTGTCCGGGCGGCGGACGCATGCCCGCAAGCTATGCCCTGGGCCGGCCCGCTGGCCAGGAGGATGCCAACGCCTTCGCCACCCGGTGTCGGGCGCCCCACGTCCCCTCCCACCCGGGCGCGGCGCCAGGCGTCAGGCCTTGGGCGGCGTCTCGAAGCGGCCCGCCAGCGACGCGAGCACGGCGAGCAGCTCCACGGGCTCCACGGGCTTGGGCACGTGGCTCTGGAAGCCGGCGCGCAGCACGCGGGTGCGGTCCTCCGAACGGGCGTACGCGGTGATGGCTACGGCCGGGGTGCGGCCTCCATCATCGGCGGGCAGCGCGCGCACGCGTTCAATGAAGCCGTAGCCATCCGTGCCCGGCATGCCGATGTCGGACACGAGCACGTCCGGCCGCTCCGCCTGGAGCACCTGGAGTCCCTCGGCTGCGGAGCCGGCGGTGAGCACGAGCGCGCCGCTGTCCTCCAGGAGGGTGCGCAGGAGCTCGCGCGCGTCCTCTTCGTCATCCACCACGAGCACGCGCACGCCGTTCAGCTCCGGCGGGTGGACGGGCTCCGTGCCCGGGCCGGACGGGAGCCGGAGGGGCGGGGGCAGGGCGGCGTCGCGGTGCTGGATGATGGACAGGGGCAGGCGCACGGTGAAGGTGGCGCCCTGTCCGTCGCCCGCGCTGGCGGCGGCGACGGTGCCGCCGTGCATCTCCACGAGGTGGCGCACGATGGACAGCCCCAGGCCCAGGCCGCCCGTCTTGCGGGTGGTGCCGCTGTCGGCCTGGCGGAAGCGCTCGAAGACGTGGGGCAGGAAGGCCGGGGAGATGCCCTGGCCGGTGTCCGCCACGGTGAGCTCCACGAGCGAGGCCCGCCGCTCCACCACCAGCCGCACGCGGCCGTTGCGCGGGGTGAACTTCACCGCGTTGGAGAGCAGGTTCCACACCACCTGTTGCAGCCGCTGCGGGTCGCCCATGACGCTGCTGGAGGAGTCCACGGTGGCCTGCACCTGGACGCCGCGCGCGTCCGCGGCGGGGCGCACGGATTCGAGCGCCTGCTGCACCACGGTGGATAGGTCCACCGGCTCCACGTCCAGCTTGAGCTTGCCGGACACGATGCGGCTGACGTCGAGCAGGTCCTCGATGAGCTGGCCCTGCGCGCGGGCGTTGCGCTCCATGGTCTCCAGCGCGCGCGCGCGGCGGGACTCGGGCAGGTGGCCGGTGCGCAGCAGCTGCACCCAGCCCAGGATGGCGGTGAGCGGGGTGCGCAGCTCGTGGCTGACGGTGGCGAGGAATTCGTCCTTGAGCTGGTTGGCCACCTCCGCCTCCTGGCGCGCGGCGCTTTCGCGGGCGAGCAGGGCTTCGCGCTCCACCTCCGCCTGCTTGCGGTCGGAGATGTCGATGACGCTGCCGATGTAGCCCAGGAAGCGCCCGTCGGCGTCGAAGCGGGGCGAGCCGCTGTCGACGGCCCAGCGGTACACGCCGTCCCCGCCGCGCAGCCGGTAGTCCAGCCGGAAGGGCTGGTGGTGCGCCGTGTTGGCGGCGAGGAAGATGTCCCGGGTGCGCTCCATGTCGTCGGGATGGATGGCGGCGAGCCAGCCCAGGCCCAGGCCCTGGACCTCCGTCTGTCCGGTGAAGGCGTACCAGCCCCGGTTCATGTACGTCGTGAAGCCTTCCACGTCCGTCACCCAGAGCATGACGGGGGCATGGTCGGCCATGTTGCGGAAGCGGGCCTCGCTCTCGCGCAGGGCCTCCAGCAGGCGCTCGCGCTCCTGGGTGGCGGCCCTCGCCTCGGTGATGTCGCGCGCGGCGGCGTAGATGAGGCCCTTCTCGGGCAGGGGGCGCGCGGCCCAGGCCAGCCACTTGTAGCCGCCGTCCTTGCAGCGGTAGCGGTTCTCGAAGCGCAGGGTGGGCAG
This genomic interval carries:
- a CDS encoding hybrid sensor histidine kinase/response regulator, with amino-acid sequence MSLSLADLLEFDRDALVEDWLARMTLLPGASRLTREQLVDALPAFIDELHDVVEKDSGDDFRPSYHNEASEAHGRQRLRLGCDVTLVAREYGLLRDCILERAEQQDLHVPLSQVRALCTRIDTAQRGAVSQFELDSSERSRKEAEDRERFFQLSPDMFCIAGTDAYFKRVNAHFVQVLGWSETELYRLPFLDLVHPDDREATLQELLKLSQGLPTLRFENRYRCKDGGYKWLAWAARPLPEKGLIYAAARDITEARAATQERERLLEALRESEARFRNMADHAPVMLWVTDVEGFTTYMNRGWYAFTGQTEVQGLGLGWLAAIHPDDMERTRDIFLAANTAHHQPFRLDYRLRGGDGVYRWAVDSGSPRFDADGRFLGYIGSVIDISDRKQAEVEREALLARESAARQEAEVANQLKDEFLATVSHELRTPLTAILGWVQLLRTGHLPESRRARALETMERNARAQGQLIEDLLDVSRIVSGKLKLDVEPVDLSTVVQQALESVRPAADARGVQVQATVDSSSSVMGDPQRLQQVVWNLLSNAVKFTPRNGRVRLVVERRASLVELTVADTGQGISPAFLPHVFERFRQADSGTTRKTGGLGLGLSIVRHLVEMHGGTVAAASAGDGQGATFTVRLPLSIIQHRDAALPPPLRLPSGPGTEPVHPPELNGVRVLVVDDEEDARELLRTLLEDSGALVLTAGSAAEGLQVLQAERPDVLVSDIGMPGTDGYGFIERVRALPADDGGRTPAVAITAYARSEDRTRVLRAGFQSHVPKPVEPVELLAVLASLAGRFETPPKA
- a CDS encoding FAD-binding oxidoreductase, coding for MNETDAKVPVDGSPLELALTAWREALGEAHVVVEPDALEAAQTATFATTQRIPAILRPADTAQVQACLRIAQAHGVPVYPVSGGRNWGYGSRVPAGDGSVLLDLGRMDRIVEHDEQLAYLTVEPGVTFRQAHAWLREKNSSTFITTIGGSPDASLVGNALERGDGRGPHADIFQHVCALEVVLPTGEVVETGHARFPGALAAPVFRWGLGPVLDGLFSQSSLGVVTRMTFWLARKQPYLREFFCTVNDDAYLWDAVDRLQALALDGTLKGSFFFWNDLKALSVTQQYPYASVGRTPLPDPFRDQFREGFGRWAISGALSAPDAEIGALLERRLATALEGAFRPVTFAPPPPDGESHFQGVPSEANLAMAYWRKRTPPPQAPDLDRDRCGFIWCSVALPFTGAQARRAVEIADRVPRLFGLEPNLALLAHSPRCLYLVTALAYDRDARGEDARAHACYRALARELAQAGYFLTRAGLQAQEASPSVRDASSEVVRRLKAVLDPRGILAPGRSES
- a CDS encoding DUF2203 domain-containing protein, producing MRFFSVEEANRLVPLLSNTFGRVRPWVERVQKLAEGLDALGSAPETRETHAWREERDALLERIRAELGPLQEMGLEIKGADGLVDFHARRGEEPVYLCWRFGEKSVTHWHDLQAGFSGRRPIDSPDDFEPTYLS
- a CDS encoding NmrA/HSCARG family protein — translated: MSVDFSITVLVTGATGQQGGAVVRRLLNRGHKVVALVRDPNAPAARALQEKNVRLVQGDFDDVDALLKATQGVDAVYAMATPFGDGGPDAETHHGMNLADAAKRSGVRHYVYSSVAGADQLTGVPHFDSKHRVELYLRRMDMPFTILAPTFFMENLLHPPTRDALAAGHLALGLPASRGLQMVAVDDLAGFAQHVLEDPEKFIGERIEVASDEVTGQQSSALLSMVSGHRIHYEQVPLEQLARQSEDLARMYDWLDRVGYHADILTLRNSFPRVGWQTFETWARHQDWGFVTSAAWPGAAAEAVTPQP